One genomic region from Granulicatella adiacens ATCC 49175 encodes:
- a CDS encoding phage distal tail protein, which produces MIGFEMSINHVKNTDLPIRVIVAEYERLFFSESNNSIQRRENGSSYFKKSYERKEQVKTFEIHIHTTKQTDLDHFNRWIMQENVDFEPDTSLNRVYTAYKFNVTSITKHENIYVVQLQVTFSFEGLSKIEKTATRGTNTGQLVYTFDNQGVLPTAPLFSFTSGDNYKMISFIHPSGKYVQFGHETGEVVISPNDVVVFDFRKKQLTINGTIKYVNISSSWFELNVGQTEIGILTEPNTNIQIEAKFREAWQ; this is translated from the coding sequence GTGATTGGATTTGAAATGAGTATTAATCACGTTAAAAATACGGACTTACCAATTCGAGTAATAGTGGCAGAATATGAACGCCTATTCTTCTCTGAAAGCAATAATTCAATCCAGCGACGTGAAAATGGAAGTTCATATTTTAAGAAAAGTTATGAACGAAAAGAGCAAGTGAAGACGTTTGAAATTCATATCCATACGACTAAACAGACAGATTTAGACCATTTCAACAGATGGATTATGCAAGAAAATGTTGATTTTGAACCGGACACATCATTGAATCGTGTATATACTGCATATAAATTCAATGTTACTTCGATTACTAAACACGAAAATATATACGTCGTTCAATTACAAGTAACATTCTCATTCGAAGGATTGTCTAAAATTGAGAAGACTGCTACTAGAGGAACAAATACAGGTCAGCTTGTTTATACATTTGACAATCAAGGGGTGCTACCAACAGCGCCTCTTTTTAGTTTTACATCAGGGGATAATTATAAGATGATTAGTTTTATTCATCCAAGTGGAAAGTACGTTCAATTTGGCCATGAAACAGGAGAAGTAGTCATTAGCCCAAACGATGTAGTAGTGTTCGATTTTAGAAAAAAACAATTAACAATTAACGGAACAATTAAATATGTAAACATAAGTAGTTCGTGGTTTGAATTAAATGTAGGTCAGACAGAGATTGGCATTTTAACAGAGCCGAATACAAATATTCAAATTGAAGCGAAATTCAGGGAGGCATGGCAATGA
- a CDS encoding phage tail spike protein encodes MITVTDRKYNKLCQLHFGSIGELIAYDDMFEQDLDTGIGIYEFKVNKNHESVKNVDLGCYLFVSDGDLTRCFEVTNTKEDHNTKIITAEDAGLDLLGESVWPYEADKSYNLEYYVSKFTLDAGWEIGINEISSSTVRKLKFEQFDTATKRLRALAKHFDAEIVYSVEMLHDKPHRKLINFYKNYNAEKVIRLEYGTNVSNIEKTASIDKLATALRVHGPDGLTIEGISYNDGRYWVGGDTIHDLQEGARWSRHADVARDGGYIVDIYESTAKSKELLFQEGLRQLKKRAYPEVKYEVALSEIGLDVKIGQRAEITDSEFKPAIALSARITSIKRSLSNKTVGTVTISNIESNEVFVNEKLKRLSQLVQERVFDSTAVPFVLELKSTSGVVFQNGNIQTKLISTVSKLGTDMTIRFNFRWIRESKYGTNDTEWNKLHETAARELTITSSDVDREATFICEALEASNVIARNSIVIKDFIVNKSIGSTPPANPSAGDLWTDTSIPEKEVPKIYSNGEWKPVLDKDDKELERLQKQFEERNREHANQYTKIMEIINKTSVTEDTLRDLTGRFGNMEESYKRILETAAEIKGLGQRTKAVELNIEQSQVILNAIATYFSISEDGMLIGKNGEKLQIRINNERMEFIDSGRVVAYVSGQQMNIVSATFWNSVTIANHIFEKFNNEFTTISYVGGAVNG; translated from the coding sequence ATGATTACAGTAACTGACAGAAAGTACAATAAACTTTGCCAACTACACTTCGGCTCGATTGGAGAGTTAATCGCATACGATGACATGTTTGAACAAGATTTAGATACCGGAATTGGTATTTACGAATTCAAAGTAAATAAAAATCACGAATCCGTGAAGAACGTTGATCTTGGTTGTTATTTATTTGTATCAGATGGAGATTTAACACGATGTTTTGAAGTCACTAATACAAAAGAAGATCATAACACCAAAATTATTACAGCCGAGGATGCAGGGCTTGATTTGTTAGGCGAATCTGTATGGCCGTACGAGGCGGATAAATCTTATAATTTAGAATACTATGTATCCAAATTTACATTAGACGCAGGTTGGGAAATTGGAATCAATGAGATATCTTCTTCTACTGTTAGAAAATTGAAATTCGAGCAATTCGATACAGCTACTAAACGTCTAAGAGCTTTAGCTAAACATTTCGATGCAGAAATTGTATACAGCGTTGAGATGTTGCATGACAAACCGCACAGAAAGCTAATTAATTTTTATAAAAATTATAACGCGGAAAAAGTTATCCGATTAGAATATGGAACTAACGTCTCAAACATAGAAAAAACAGCAAGTATTGACAAATTAGCGACTGCACTTCGAGTGCATGGGCCTGACGGATTAACAATTGAAGGAATCAGTTACAACGATGGTAGATACTGGGTTGGTGGAGATACTATACATGATCTACAGGAAGGCGCTCGATGGAGTCGACATGCGGATGTTGCACGAGATGGAGGCTATATTGTAGATATTTATGAGAGTACTGCCAAGTCAAAAGAATTATTATTTCAAGAGGGATTAAGACAATTAAAGAAACGGGCTTATCCAGAAGTGAAGTATGAAGTTGCTTTATCTGAAATTGGATTAGACGTAAAAATCGGTCAACGAGCAGAAATTACAGACAGCGAATTTAAACCAGCAATAGCATTATCTGCTAGAATTACATCCATCAAACGTTCATTGTCAAACAAAACTGTTGGCACAGTAACGATTTCAAATATAGAGAGCAATGAGGTGTTCGTTAACGAAAAATTAAAGAGACTAAGTCAATTGGTACAGGAGAGAGTCTTTGATTCTACTGCTGTACCTTTTGTTTTAGAATTAAAATCCACTTCAGGGGTTGTATTCCAAAATGGGAACATCCAGACTAAATTAATTTCAACTGTTTCTAAACTTGGTACGGATATGACTATTCGTTTTAATTTTAGATGGATTAGAGAAAGTAAATATGGAACTAATGATACAGAATGGAATAAGTTACACGAAACTGCCGCAAGAGAACTAACAATCACATCAAGTGATGTTGATAGAGAGGCTACGTTTATATGTGAAGCGCTAGAAGCTAGCAATGTTATTGCTAGAAATTCGATTGTTATTAAAGATTTTATAGTAAACAAATCCATTGGTTCAACGCCTCCAGCAAATCCTAGCGCTGGAGATTTATGGACAGATACGAGTATTCCGGAAAAAGAAGTTCCTAAAATTTATTCTAACGGAGAATGGAAGCCAGTTCTTGATAAAGATGATAAAGAGTTGGAGCGTCTTCAAAAACAATTTGAAGAGCGTAACAGAGAACATGCCAATCAGTATACAAAAATAATGGAAATCATCAACAAGACCTCTGTTACTGAAGATACTCTTAGAGATTTAACAGGCCGTTTTGGAAATATGGAAGAATCTTATAAGCGTATATTAGAGACTGCTGCAGAGATTAAAGGACTTGGACAAAGGACTAAAGCTGTCGAATTAAATATAGAGCAATCTCAAGTTATTCTTAACGCAATTGCAACTTATTTCAGCATATCTGAAGACGGCATGTTGATTGGTAAGAATGGCGAGAAGTTACAAATACGTATCAATAATGAACGTATGGAATTTATCGACTCTGGTCGTGTCGTTGCCTATGTCTCTGGCCAACAGATGAACATTGTCAGTGCCACATTCTGGAATTCCGTTACTATTGCTAATCATATTTTTGAAAAATTCAATAATGAATTCACTACTATTTCTTACGTTGGAGGTGCTGTAAATGGCTAG
- a CDS encoding DUF859 family phage minor structural protein, producing the protein MARIEKYTSSGYAKLALEVNETSYSIENNDSPTKWELWLERGSTWVYDLNNESLAEVEINDQRVLSKYVSFDLRNSNRVLLGSGSLTIPHNEDGSKSITIWARILNVADQGDIDWFSGTVTLTNIPRASSIDSVNVTELGQQITLNINKKVNNFKHQVWWKVNDSEWVDLGKGHDTNVQFTVPLEYASRITNSDTGTLEVCVRTFNDSTQIGNDEYKRGLSIKVPTSIVPTLNTINIVERNAKIAESVPSGNYIKDKSIIRVTAEGASGVYDSKIVSTEISVDNLVVRSNAGDFPANKAGTLSVTAKVTDSRGRTATKSTTVKILDYYSPRIIAFLANRTGNGTNKRIMANVIANVSPLVIDGINRNPYTLKIQYSSKKDNRWIDAVNFTNENTEKINRQIDCGAFYELSKSYNVRLVIQDKLSDLVDSVLVVRSSKVLWAWGDNRAAVGGFPELEGHFESFLPVAFHSTLNVEEGIMSRGKPIQEFVVTSRDGKSLKYNGDLNNLRTAGGYHAFGVQHNPTNTNNYGYVCVITHSNDSSYCVQFYVPFNSDQLYIRRCESNRWANWTSVITSSLDTGWKKAELQRGWQHYDGEDRAVEFKKDANGKVCIRGSCKGGSGGSGALFYLPEGFRPNKKVYFTGIHGNGSLFYGGVTPYGMVYNSQSVNNGWVCLDNISFEI; encoded by the coding sequence ATGGCTAGAATTGAAAAATATACAAGTAGCGGTTACGCCAAACTAGCATTAGAAGTAAATGAAACCAGCTACAGCATCGAAAACAACGATTCTCCTACTAAATGGGAATTGTGGTTGGAACGAGGCAGTACTTGGGTATATGACTTAAATAACGAAAGTCTAGCAGAAGTAGAAATTAATGACCAGAGAGTCTTAAGTAAATATGTCAGCTTTGATTTGAGAAATTCTAACAGGGTTCTTCTCGGAAGCGGTAGTTTAACCATTCCACATAATGAAGATGGCAGCAAGAGTATCACTATCTGGGCAAGAATTCTTAATGTTGCTGACCAAGGAGACATTGACTGGTTTAGCGGAACAGTAACATTAACTAACATCCCTCGAGCAAGTTCCATCGATTCAGTAAATGTAACTGAACTTGGCCAACAAATTACTCTGAACATCAATAAAAAGGTTAACAACTTCAAACATCAAGTTTGGTGGAAAGTTAACGACAGCGAATGGGTTGATTTAGGTAAAGGGCATGATACAAATGTTCAATTTACAGTTCCGTTAGAATATGCAAGTCGTATTACAAACAGTGATACTGGAACGCTTGAGGTATGTGTTCGTACATTTAACGACAGTACTCAAATTGGAAACGATGAATACAAAAGAGGATTGAGTATTAAAGTTCCAACATCAATCGTTCCAACTTTAAACACAATAAACATTGTGGAAAGAAATGCAAAAATTGCCGAATCTGTTCCTTCTGGGAATTACATTAAAGATAAATCGATTATACGAGTGACTGCAGAAGGAGCTTCTGGAGTATATGATTCAAAGATCGTATCAACAGAAATTTCTGTTGATAATTTAGTAGTACGTTCAAATGCTGGTGACTTCCCAGCAAATAAGGCAGGAACATTAAGCGTCACTGCAAAAGTAACAGATTCAAGAGGACGTACAGCTACTAAATCGACCACTGTTAAAATTCTGGATTATTACTCACCACGAATTATAGCTTTTTTAGCTAACAGAACGGGAAATGGAACTAATAAAAGAATAATGGCTAATGTCATTGCAAACGTCAGTCCATTAGTGATTGATGGAATTAATAGAAATCCATATACGCTTAAAATCCAGTACTCATCTAAGAAGGATAATCGATGGATTGATGCCGTAAATTTCACAAATGAAAACACAGAGAAAATAAACCGACAAATTGATTGCGGTGCATTCTATGAGCTCTCAAAATCATATAATGTGAGATTGGTTATTCAAGATAAATTAAGCGATTTAGTAGATTCAGTGTTGGTAGTACGCTCTTCAAAAGTGTTGTGGGCATGGGGTGACAATCGTGCAGCAGTAGGTGGATTCCCAGAACTGGAAGGGCACTTTGAGTCTTTTCTTCCAGTTGCGTTTCACAGTACTTTAAATGTTGAAGAAGGCATAATGTCTCGAGGTAAACCTATTCAGGAATTCGTAGTGACATCCAGAGATGGCAAGTCCTTAAAATATAATGGCGATTTAAACAATTTAAGAACAGCTGGAGGATATCATGCTTTTGGCGTGCAACACAATCCTACTAATACTAACAATTATGGTTACGTGTGTGTCATTACGCACAGTAATGATTCAAGCTATTGTGTACAATTCTATGTTCCATTCAATTCAGACCAATTGTACATTCGTAGATGTGAGTCTAATAGATGGGCTAATTGGACTAGTGTTATAACTTCAAGCTTGGATACTGGATGGAAAAAAGCAGAATTGCAGAGAGGCTGGCAACATTACGACGGAGAAGATAGAGCAGTAGAATTTAAAAAAGATGCAAATGGTAAAGTTTGTATCAGAGGGAGTTGCAAAGGCGGTTCTGGTGGTTCAGGAGCGTTATTTTATTTACCCGAAGGATTCAGGCCTAATAAAAAAGTGTATT